ATTTCATCGCTAATAACGTTGGTATCGAATTGCTAGCAGCAATTCCATTTCATCATGACATTACCCTAACAGACGCTGATGGCGTTTCTACTGACGCTAAAACTCAGCATTTACCACCAACGCTTTCTGTACAATACCACTTCGATGGCTACAACATGCCAATGAATGTAAAGCCATTCGTCGGCGTTGGTGTCAACTACACCACTTTCTTTAAAGAAAGAATTTACAGTGATGTTTTTGAAAAGCTAGAGCTAGACGATAGCTTTGGTGTTGCTGGTCATATTGGTGTAGACATCCCATTCAATGCGACAGAGTCTTTCCGTATTGATGCCCGCTACATGGACATCAAAACAGATGCTAAGGTAGATGGTAATGATGTTGGTGAAGTCGATATCAGCCCTTGGGTATACGGCGTTGCTTTTGTAAAACGGTTCTAATATAGCTAATGGCTATAAGTTTAGAATAAAGAATAAAAGAAGCCAGCTTAATCGCTGGCTTCTTTGTCTCTAACGTTTCAGTATCTATCGTTTTATTAGATTCAAAAACATACAAACATAAAAAAAGACCACCGAAGTGATCTTTTCAACACATTTATAAAAATATTAAGCCTATAGCAGAATACGACGTGGATCAGCAAGTAAGCTTGCGATATAGCGCGTAAATACGGCAGCATCGGCCCCATTAATGACACGGTGGTCATAAGATAAGGACAATGGCAGCATCAAACGCGGCTCAAAGGTCTGCTTATCAGCATTCCAGCGTGGTTGCATCGTCGCTTCTGAAGCCCCTAAGATACCGACCTGCGGCCAATTTACCAGTGGTGTAAAGGCTGTGCCACCCAGATTTCCTTGGCTTGAGATGGTAAAGCTTGCACCTTGCAAGTCTTTGGTACCCAGCTTTTTATCACGGGCTTTTGCGGCCAGTTCACCGATTTCAATCGCAATCTGCTTGATGCCTTTGTCCTGTGCGTTTTTAATGACAGGGACAATCAAACCATCATCCGTTGCTACCGCAATACCCATATTGACGGTCTTACGCAAGATAATTTGCGTATTATCATCGCTGAGATGGCTATTGAAACGAGGATGCTGCGTCAATGCATGAGCCGTTGCTTTGATGATGAACGCCAAAATCGTCAACCCAATACCTTCTGCTTTCATGCCACCTTTTAGCTCACCACGGAGTTTTTCAGTCTCCGTAATATCTGCCACATCAAACTGCGTGACCTGTGGC
The sequence above is a segment of the Psychrobacter fulvigenes genome. Coding sequences within it:
- a CDS encoding OmpW/AlkL family protein, with product MKLQSLVLAAATALTVTTAFAVPAGTWSVAAGAHYVDPKSDNGTLANGALAVDVDGDVRPTISGEYFIANNVGIELLAAIPFHHDITLTDADGVSTDAKTQHLPPTLSVQYHFDGYNMPMNVKPFVGVGVNYTTFFKERIYSDVFEKLELDDSFGVAGHIGVDIPFNATESFRIDARYMDIKTDAKVDGNDVGEVDISPWVYGVAFVKRF